Proteins from a genomic interval of Phocoena phocoena chromosome 20, mPhoPho1.1, whole genome shotgun sequence:
- the SYNE4 gene encoding nesprin-4 isoform X1, protein MALPPRLGPTPPSEPFSHPPGAPRELNTSGCTICPASGEERIRSERAQKLGQDSLDPPEPFQGGPRGTEPAAGLPRLPTPPSHEDSAGAKHRERPISGWGLEAEQDSLHFCLLGLGLRLQDLEQGLGPWASAQSRMVQLQALQADLRGAAERLDALLVFGEGLAQRSEPQARASLEQVLRAFRAHRDSIFRQLWRLQAQLVSYSLVFEEASTLEQDLEVEGDSDGPGPGGVWGPWAPSSLPTPAELEWDPAGDVGGLGPLGQRTAWTPGTPCELCGRRGPQGRGQSLEVRAGPHSSLSPQDMLMSGLSHRKHLTGHRRRSLLRKSQDKMRQASPNVQDVMLEVDPGSPTPASRRPLTFLLLLLFLLLVGATLLLPMSGGSCCSPARLARTPYLVLSYVNGPPPI, encoded by the exons ATGGCCCTGCCCCCACGCCTGGGCCCTACACCCCCCTCAGAGCCCTTCAGCCACCCGCCTGGAGCCCCTAGGGAACTGAACACATCTGGATGCACCATCTGCCCTGCCTCTGGAGAGGAGAGAATCAG gtCAGAACGGGCCCAGAAGCTGGGGCAGGACTCCTTGGACCCTCCCGAGCCCTTCCAGGGTGGGCCGAGGGGCACTGAGCCTGCTGCTGGCCTCCCTAGATTGCCAACGCCCCCTTCTCATGAGGACTCGGCTGGGGCCAAACACCGTGAG CGCCCCATCTCTGGCTGGGGATTAGAAGCTGAGCAGGACAGCCTGCATTTTTGCCTTTTGGGGCTGGGCCTCCGGCTGCAGGACCTGGAGCAAGGCCTGGGGCCCTGGGCATCAGCCCAGAGCAGGATGGTCCAGCTGCAG GCCCTACAGGCAGACCTGCGTGGGGCAGCTGAGCGTTTAGATGCACTGCTGGTGTTCGGTGAGGGGCTGGCACAGCGGAGTGAGCCTCAGGCCCGGGCATCCCTGGAGCAGGTCCTGAGGGCCTTCAGAGCCCACCGAGACAGCATCTTCCGGCAGCTGTGGCGGCTGCAGGCCCAGCTGGTCAGCTACAGCCTG GTGTTTGAGGAGGCCAGCACACTGGAGCAGGACTTGGAGGTCGAGGGGGACTCAGACGGGCCAGGACCTGGTGGGGTCTGGGGGCCCTGGGCACCCAGTAGCCTCCCCACTCCCGCAGAGTTGGAGTGGGACCCGGCGGGGGACGTTGGGGGCCTCGGGCCTTTGGGGCAAAGGACAGCCTGGACACCAGGGACTCCCTGTGAGCTGTGTGGCCGCAGGGGCCCCCAGGGCAGGGGACAAAGCCTTGAGGTGAGAGCAG GACcccactcctctctctccccacaggaCATGCTCATGTCAGGCCTCAGCCACCGGAAACACTTAACAGGTCACCGAAGACGGTCCCTGCTCCGGAAGTCTCAG GACAAGATGAGGCAAGCATCTCCCAACGTCCAGGACGTGATGCTGGAGGTAGACCCTGG ATCCCCCACTCCTGCATCCAGGCGGCCCctgaccttcctcctcctcctccttttccttctgttggtGGGTGCCACATTGCTCCTGCCCATGTCAGGGGGCTCCTGCTGCTCTCCTGCCCGACTGGCCAGGACACCTTACCTGGTGCTCAGCTATGTCAATGGTCCTCCCCCAATCTGA
- the SDHAF1 gene encoding succinate dehydrogenase assembly factor 1, mitochondrial, with amino-acid sequence MCRHSRLQRQVLSLYRELLRAGHGKPGAESRVRAEFRQHARLPRSDVLRIEYLYRRGRRQLQLLRSGHATAMGAFVSTRGPTEESPGAGAPGTPPDEGDGPRRPLDSMEVPKTAPDGR; translated from the coding sequence ATGTGCCGGCACAGCCGGCTTCAGAGACAAGTTCTGAGTCTGTACCGCGAGTTGCTGCGCGCCGGGCACGGAAAGCCGGGCGCCGAGTCGCGGGTGCGGGCCGAGTTCCGGCAGCACGCCCGCCTGCCACGCTCCGACGTACTGCGCATCGAGTACCTGTACCGCCGCGGACGGCGCCAGCTTCAGCTGCTACGCTCGGGTCACGCCACGGCCATGGGTGCCTTTGTGAGTACGCGGGGCCCGACTGAGGAGTCCCCCGGCGCGGGGGCCCCAGGGACCCCACCTGACGAAGGTGACGGCCCAAGGAGACCGCTGGACAGCATGGAGGTACCGAAGACCGCGCCGGATGGACGGTGA
- the SYNE4 gene encoding nesprin-4 isoform X2 — protein MALPPRLGPTPPSEPFSHPPGAPRELNTSGCTICPASGEERIRSERAQKLGQDSLDPPEPFQGGPRGTEPAAGLPRLPTPPSHEDSAGAKHREVFEEASTLEQDLEVEGDSDGPGPGGVWGPWAPSSLPTPAELEWDPAGDVGGLGPLGQRTAWTPGTPCELCGRRGPQGRGQSLEVRAGPHSSLSPQDMLMSGLSHRKHLTGHRRRSLLRKSQDKMRQASPNVQDVMLEVDPGSPTPASRRPLTFLLLLLFLLLVGATLLLPMSGGSCCSPARLARTPYLVLSYVNGPPPI, from the exons ATGGCCCTGCCCCCACGCCTGGGCCCTACACCCCCCTCAGAGCCCTTCAGCCACCCGCCTGGAGCCCCTAGGGAACTGAACACATCTGGATGCACCATCTGCCCTGCCTCTGGAGAGGAGAGAATCAG gtCAGAACGGGCCCAGAAGCTGGGGCAGGACTCCTTGGACCCTCCCGAGCCCTTCCAGGGTGGGCCGAGGGGCACTGAGCCTGCTGCTGGCCTCCCTAGATTGCCAACGCCCCCTTCTCATGAGGACTCGGCTGGGGCCAAACACCGTGAG GTGTTTGAGGAGGCCAGCACACTGGAGCAGGACTTGGAGGTCGAGGGGGACTCAGACGGGCCAGGACCTGGTGGGGTCTGGGGGCCCTGGGCACCCAGTAGCCTCCCCACTCCCGCAGAGTTGGAGTGGGACCCGGCGGGGGACGTTGGGGGCCTCGGGCCTTTGGGGCAAAGGACAGCCTGGACACCAGGGACTCCCTGTGAGCTGTGTGGCCGCAGGGGCCCCCAGGGCAGGGGACAAAGCCTTGAGGTGAGAGCAG GACcccactcctctctctccccacaggaCATGCTCATGTCAGGCCTCAGCCACCGGAAACACTTAACAGGTCACCGAAGACGGTCCCTGCTCCGGAAGTCTCAG GACAAGATGAGGCAAGCATCTCCCAACGTCCAGGACGTGATGCTGGAGGTAGACCCTGG ATCCCCCACTCCTGCATCCAGGCGGCCCctgaccttcctcctcctcctccttttccttctgttggtGGGTGCCACATTGCTCCTGCCCATGTCAGGGGGCTCCTGCTGCTCTCCTGCCCGACTGGCCAGGACACCTTACCTGGTGCTCAGCTATGTCAATGGTCCTCCCCCAATCTGA